One window from the genome of Rhodospirillales bacterium encodes:
- a CDS encoding carboxymuconolactone decarboxylase family protein, with the protein MTSDFMELTNDYLFGELWTRPGMTMKERSRATCTVLAAFGREVQLKGHIGGALNLGIRPAELRELFIHVAHYAGWSTGLIALKALDEAVAERAAARKAAKKV; encoded by the coding sequence ATGACATCGGACTTCATGGAGCTGACCAACGACTACCTGTTCGGCGAACTCTGGACCCGGCCCGGCATGACCATGAAGGAACGCAGCCGCGCGACCTGCACCGTGCTCGCCGCCTTCGGTCGCGAGGTCCAGCTCAAGGGCCACATCGGCGGCGCGCTCAACCTTGGCATCCGACCCGCCGAGCTCAGGGAGCTCTTCATCCACGTCGCCCACTACGCCGGCTGGTCGACCGGCCTGATCGCACTCAAGGCGCTCGACGAAGCGGTCGCCGAACGCGCGGCGGCCAGGAAAGCCGCGAAGAAGGTGTAG